The window GCTCGAATCGGTCTCGCTGACCGGTCTCGACCAGACCAGTATCGAGCACTTCAACGCCAACAACGCCTTCGACGCCGAAGGTCTCACCAAGCTGACCGAGCAGATCGAGGCGCGCAAGAAACTGCGCAACGACATCGAACAGGACACGCGCGTGCAGATGGAGACGAAGAACCTCGAAGCCGACCAGAAGAGCTTCCAGATCAAGCGTGACCAGGAATACGCCCGGCTCGAGCAGGAGCGCGAGGTCGAAGTGCGGCGCGCTGCGCAGTCCTCGGAAATCGCCCGCGAACAGGCCGAGCGGACCCGGGAGGCAGACGCTGCACGGATCGAGGCGAAGAAGCAGGTCGACGCGCAGCAGATCGAGGCCGACCGTCTCGTCGAGGAAGCCCGCATCGACCAGCAGCGCGCGCTCGAAATCGCTCGCCAGGAGCAGCAGATCGCGGTCCAGAACAAGAGCCGCGAGGAAAGCCAGGCCAAGGCGGAGGCCGACGAGGCCCGCGCCAAGGCGGTCGCTGCCGAGGAACAGGTCGCAACCAGCCGCGAAACCGAAATCGCCGAGCGCCAGAAGCGCATCGAGCTGATCGAGGCCTCGAAGCAGGCAGAGCGTGACGCGATCAAGATCCGTGTCGATGCCGAAGCCGAGAAGGATGCGGCCTCCAACCGCGCCGAAGCCATCCGCCGCGAAGCGGAAGGCGAGGCCGAAGCGGAAAAGCTGCGGGCCGAAGCCGCCCGCGTGCGCTTCGAAGTCGAAGCGGCCGGTCAGCGTGCGATCAACGAGGCGGCGAACATCCTGTCGTCCGACCAGATCAGCCTGCAGACCAAGATGGCACTGCTCAAGGTCCTGCCGGAACTGGTCCGCGAAAGCGCCAAGCCGATGGAAGCGATCGAGAGCATCAAGATCGTCCAGGTCGACGGCCTCACCAATGGCGGCGGCAAGTCGTCGGGCGGTGCGGCTTCAGCCGGCGGCTCGGGCAACCTTGCCACCGATGCGGTCAGCGCGGCGCTCGCCTACCGGGCGCAGGCGCCGGTGCTCGACGGGCTGATGAAGGAACTGGGCCTCGACGGCTCGAGCCTCAACAGCCTGGTCAAGGGCCCGGCCGAGCAGACCGCGGGCTTCGTGGTCGAGGAAAAGGCCGACAAGGCGCCGAAGGACGGGCCGGTTGCAAAGGCGGAAAAGAAGGCCCTGCCTAGCACGAAGGGTGAAAGCGAAAGCAAGCCTGCCGACGCCTGAGGCCGGCAATGGCAATTATGGAAAGGGGGGCGCAAACGCGTCCCCCTTTTTCGTTGCGCAGGGGGGAGACTTGGGCCTAACCGCGCGGCCATGACCGACGCTTCTTCTTGGATCATGCCGCCCGAATGGGCTGCGCAGGACTGGCTCTGGATCGGCTTCCCGCACGATGCGGACGAATGGCCCGAAGTGCTGCCCCGCGCGCAGGAACAGATCGCCGCCTTCGCCAGTGCAGTGG of the Qipengyuania gaetbuli genome contains:
- a CDS encoding flotillin family protein, whose amino-acid sequence is MVVTVGGFILALIFITFLLKMYRRASKEIAFVRTGVGGEKVVMNGGALVFPIFHETMPVNMNTLVLSVVRRDSEALITLDRLRIDVKAEFYVRVKPDAEAIAMAAQTLGQRTMQPELLKDLVEGKFVDALRSVAAGMTMNELHEQRADFVQKVQQVSSNDLAMNGLELESVSLTGLDQTSIEHFNANNAFDAEGLTKLTEQIEARKKLRNDIEQDTRVQMETKNLEADQKSFQIKRDQEYARLEQEREVEVRRAAQSSEIAREQAERTREADAARIEAKKQVDAQQIEADRLVEEARIDQQRALEIARQEQQIAVQNKSREESQAKAEADEARAKAVAAEEQVATSRETEIAERQKRIELIEASKQAERDAIKIRVDAEAEKDAASNRAEAIRREAEGEAEAEKLRAEAARVRFEVEAAGQRAINEAANILSSDQISLQTKMALLKVLPELVRESAKPMEAIESIKIVQVDGLTNGGGKSSGGAASAGGSGNLATDAVSAALAYRAQAPVLDGLMKELGLDGSSLNSLVKGPAEQTAGFVVEEKADKAPKDGPVAKAEKKALPSTKGESESKPADA